The genomic segment GTCTAGGTTTGTGCACTGCTATGATCTTAGCAACCGCTCAGAAATGCAGGACATGAAATACGGGCTGGTTTTCATGACAGCTGGTCCCTGCCCATATTACCACACCATGTAACTGTAAACAGACatggagaaagaagagggagggaccaatagagatggagaaaggagagggagggaccaatagagatggagaaaggagagggagggaccaatagagatggagaaaggagagggagggaccaatagagatggagaaaggagagggagggatgaatagagatggagaaaggagagggagggaccaacggagatggagaaaggagagggagggacaaatagagatggagaaaggagagggagggaccaatagagatggagaaaggagagggagggaccaatagagatggggaaaggagagggagggaccaatagagatggagaaaggactaccactaacattgagtggctgctgccaacatactgactcaactcgagccactttaataatagaaattagtggaaaaaatgtatcactagccactttaaacaatgctacttaatataatgtttacataccctacattactcatctcatacagtggggcaaaaaagtatttagtcagccaccaattgtgcacgttctcccacttaaaaatatgagaggcctgtaattttcatcataggtacacttcaactatgacagacaaaatgagggaaaaaaatccagaaaatcacattgtaggatttttaatgaatttatttgcaaattatggtggaaaataagtatttggtcaataacaaaagtttatctcaatactttgttatataccctttgttggcaatgacagaggtcaaacgttttctgtaagtcttcacaagtttttcacacactgttgctggtattttggcccattcctccatgcagatctcctctagagcagtgatgttttggggctgttgctgggcaacatggactttcaactccctccaaagattttctatggggttgagatctggagactggctaggccactccaggaccttgaaatgcttcttacgaagccactccttcgttgcccgggcggtgtgtttgggatcattgtcatgctgaaagacccagccacgtttaatcttcaatgcccttgctgatggaaggaggttttcactcaaaatctcacgatacatggccccattcattctttcctttacatggatcagtcgtcctggtccctttgcagaaaaacagtcccaaagcatgatgtttccacccccatgcttcacagtaggtatggtgttctttggatgcaactcagcattctttgtcctccaaacacgacgagatgagtttttaccaaaaagttatattttggtttcatctgaccatatgacattctcccaatcttcttctggatcatccaaatgctctctagcaaacttcagacgggcctggacatgtactggcttaagcagggggacacgtctggcactgcaggatttgagtccctggcggcgtagtgtgttactgatggtaggctttgttactttggtcccagctctctgcaggtcattcactaggtccccccgtgtggttctgggatttttgctcaccattgtgatcattttgaccccacagggtgagatcttgcgtggagccccagatcgagggagattatcagtggtcttgtatgtcttccatttcctaataattgctcccacagttgatttcttcaaaccaagctgcttacctattgcagattaagtcttcccagcctggtgcaggtctacaattgtgtttctggtgtcctttgacagctctttggtcttagccatagtggagtttggagtgtgactgtttgaggttgtggacaggtgtcttttatactgataacaagttcaaacaggtgccgttaatacaggtaacgagtggaggacagaggagcctcttaaagaagaagttacaggtctgtgagagccaaaatattgcttgtttgtaggtgaccaaatacttattttccaccataatttgcaaataaattcattaaaaatcctacattgtgattttctggattttttttcctcattttgtctgtcttagttgaagtgtacctatgatgaaaattacaggcctctctcatctttttaagtgggagaacttgcacaattggtggctgactaaatacttttttgccccactgtatgtatgtatgtatgtatgtatgtatgtatgtatgtatgtatgtatgtatgtatgtatgtatgtatgtatgtatgtatgtatgtatgtatgtatctactgcatctttatgtaatacatgtatcactagccactttaaactatgccactttgtttacatacactacattactcatctcatatgtatatactgtactctataccatctactgcatcttgcctgtgccgatctgtaccatcactcattcatatatctttatgtacatattcttcatccctttacacttgtgtgtataaagtagtagttgtggaattgttaggttagattacttgttggttattactgcatggtcagaactagaagcacaagcatttcgctacactcacattaaaatctgctaaccatgtgtatgtgacaaatacaatttgatttgatttattcaggTTGACTTTTGGAATCCACATTTCTGTAATTTAACAGATTGTATTGCACAGCGCTAAGCAATTACTGACTACAACAGACATTGCAGGCACCAAAGGACTGAGGAAGTGGGCAAGAGAGAACTGGGATCAGTGTAACCATTGTAAAGCCCCTAATGCTTCATAGTCTCACAGCAAGATAATTCCATTTCCACCAGCTACATATTTTCACATCACACCTGCCCTGACTAATTCTTACAAAACATTTTAGCGCCTGCGCCCTACGTGGGCATTAGTTccctttttgtttttgtttgttttgtataGAGTCATTCcagaaatgtgaagaaaaaatcAATACACTCAACCTGATTCGCTATTCTATCTTATCCTTCTCTTGTCCTGCTTGTGCAACTGTTTCAATGTGTTGCTTTCTCTTGACTGAAAAGCTCAGCCTCTCTTCAGTGTAAATAAGTAACTACTATTTTCTGTTGAGCTTTGATTCAGAGCAGCAGGTGGGCAAGTCCAGTCCAGTCAAATTCTTCTCTGACTTCATTCAACCACTGAACGCTTGCCTCCTCCATGTATGATGACAGTATGTGCATGTAGACCAGTCTTAACCAGACAGTGTTTGGGACAGTCATACAGCCAgtaaagagggggaaggagaggtgagCCATTGAGCGGAAGGGTTGGGAGGTACTGGTGTGTGTCTGACGGTGACAGATGTGTGTGAACCAGCCTGGGCAgcagacagaatcaaccccatcCATTCACTGTGCTCCAGCCCTAACAGGCAGAAAGTCTCATTCATGAACAGGGTTTCTCTGGAAAAAAACACACATCAATGGAATGCAATAGGAGTTCATGTGATTTGCAGCTGACTGCACTGGGGGTTACCTCACATACAGGGGAAGCAAGCgagaggcacacacacgcacattgccAAACCAccatggaacagagagagagagagagcggctgagcaggaagagagggatagCAATAGACCGGGTAGAGAAGGGGTAAGGGGAGGGAGAAAAGAAGGAGGGGATTGTTGGGGAGTTaggaaaaatgtataaaaagagggagagagagtaaaagaacAGAAAGTAAGAGATTTCAAAAGCGATTAATGACTCGACTATCAGGtgaacaaatatttttttcaacattttcatCAATCTAAAATGTTCTATTCCTTATTCTATATGAATTACTAAAGAGAACATGTGTGTCAAGGCTATTGACACACATGTAAGTCGTTAACTACTGGCATACAGTTTTGTTGATTCgggtcgtctctctctctcaatgttagTGTAGTTCTACTAAACCTTACCTCCGTTTTTTTAGTGTGTCCTGTTAGTATTAGTATGTTTCTTCATCCATACTTGTTTATCTAGGGTATCtttcaggtagatgtactgtttTTGTATAGAATCGTGTGGAGATTGCATTGGCAGCTCTGCTGTAGAGGTggaggtgctgtgtgtgtgtaaagcctGGCTCTGACCTATTGTGCAATAAAGTCTGCTAGTTAGATTATTATATAAACTAATCATCTTTGGGTTTCAGATTCCTATGTTGTTGTTCTTTTAAATCCCACATGAGGGTGGTGCCTGTAACCACTTCCACTGGTGTGATAGATAAAAAGGTTTGAATTAAATAAACTTGACGATTAAGCTGTACAATATCCCATGAAGGTGAAATCAAGCCTTCTTCACAAATTTAAAAATAACAACATATTTGGAATCTTTTGTAAAAGTCTAACAGACTTAGTTCTTGGTATGTCTCCAAACGAATACATTTAGGGTGGGTTGTTTCATAAGCAGATCGTGTCAAACCCTCTGTAATGGAATGCTATTTTCTATCATCTTCAGATGCAATGTCCACCCACAGGaatcctccacctcccctcataATCCTCACACTGGCCCTTCTCAATGGATACTCCTCCTTCGCTGCACCCTCTGACGTCTCAGGGACCAACCACACAGCCACCCTTCCTCTAAGGCCACATGGACGCATGTATGAAATGTTGGCGCTCTCCTCAAATGATGACTATGACCTGAATTGGGACAACACTCCACCCCCGCCTACTCCCTCACGTGGCACCAATCCTCCGTCCTGTGACTACAACCCCTGCCGGGAGCTACAGACCCCCTGTGCCCAGCTGGCAGCCTCCAGCAGCTGCCTGTGTCCAGGGGTGAGTGGGCCCCACGTGGCCCCAGAGCCTCCAGACCTTAAGAGACTGTCTATGGAAGGGCCAGGGGTGGTTGTTCAGTGGTGTGCACCATCGTCTGTTGTGACCCATTATGAGGTGGTGGTGGGTACCCTGGAGCCCCTGGTGTTTGGGGAGGACAAGAGGAGTGGTGTTGTGGGAAAGGTGGGGCAgggggtggaggtgtgtgtggtggcgGTGAATGACGCAGGAGTCAGCGAGCGTCAGAGGCGGTCCTGTACGATGTACCAGCCCcctggagacagtagtctggccCTAAAAGCTGGGCTGATCGGAGGGGCCCTGGGGCTCCTGCTGCTCCTCTCACTGGCTGTCCTGCTTTGGAGGCACAGGGCTCGGAGAAAAGCAGATGCCAGGATCACCCAGGCCACGGAGGAAACACTATGAAAGGACTGAAGGAAGGCTATGGTGGAGGCTAACTCAAGAGTAGCTGTCCAGAACTGAGGCATATTTTACCATAAGagactgttgtctgtctgtctgtctgtctgtctgcctgtgcgtgtgtgtacacgtACTGAACAGGATGCTGAGTAGGCCTGTGCTCACCGAAAGGCAGGAGGCACTCAGTCAGTCAGGTGATATGAAACAGCTTCCTGTCTTCTATACACATCTCAATTCAAACAATGACTCATCTCCTTTTGCTGACTTCATCTGCATTCACAGCCCAGATTAAATGCTAAAGCAAATACATTCAAAATGAAACAAGATGCaggtaacataacataatataattaaaaaatattaaaacaatgATTTAACTTGTTACTCCTTATATAAAGAAAACAGTTAGTCTTTTCTAGCTCATCATTGAAATAATATACATAGTGTAGAGGAGAAACACTAAACAGTTTCAGAAAAGGAAGTGAATTGTCATCTTATGTTCTGTAAAGGCAACCATACAGTAGTTTTCAGTTACAAACAGCTGTTTAACTAGCGGCCTATGAAATCCCTCTTCAATGGGTTTGTGAGACAATGTCATAGAAAATGTTGGTCGACCAATCCTATAGTATTGGCATCAGAATAAAAGTAGCACCAGTGTTCTATTTCCCCACAGATGAGATTCATGTGAAAGCTTGTGCTGGATGGGAAATGGGGAGGGGTATGTAACCTCTTCCCCAGGCTATAATGAAATGCATTTGGCCGGCCGAGTCTAAGGGGGATGTGACACAGGATGTTATACTCCTTTAGGAATAGTCTAAGTGGAAATATATAGGAAAAGTCAAAGTGGGATCCAACTCTGACATCACTCCAAAGAAGTAGATATGTAAAAGTTAGGGTAATtgttatttacctttatttaactaggcaagtcagttaagaacaaattcttattttcaatggcggcctaggaacagtgggttaactgcctgttcaggggcagaatgacagatttgtaccttgtcagctcagggatttgaacatgaaacctttcggttactagtccaacgctctaaccactaggctaccctgccgccccgttaaagttagggttacggttagtgtttagggtagggatgtcccaaggttCCCGCTAAGCATCTACTgtacaatatacactgagtgtacaaaatattaggaacacttgcactttccatgacatagactgactgaccaggtgaagctatgatcccctggtagtaggtgccaggctcaccggtttgaatgtgtcaacaactgcaacactgctgggtttttcactctcaaccgtttcccatgtgtatcgagaaaggtccaccaccaaaaggataTTCAGACAACTTgacaactttgggaagcattggagtcaacataggtcAGCATCAACatggtcagcatccctgtggattactttcgacaccttgtagaggacGTGCCCCGGCGaattgttctgagggcaaaagggggtgcaactcaatattaggaaggtgctcctaatgttttttacactcagtgtatatcagggCCATATAGGCTAGCCtgagtaccagtctgtttagctaacattACACTCCTTTTACTCAGTGTCATTTCGCACATGAAAGACTTGGGGCCAAGGGCTGAGGGTTAATATGTTTAACAGATCTACCACTAAGGGGCAGCAGACTCCATAGATCCACATTTCTGATACTGGTAGGCAAAGACTACCTCAAATATTGGTACAAAAGTATAGCCTACAAACAGACTTGGCACTGAACATACAATATGACAATTAtggaaataaatataaatactaCACTCTTTGTGTTGGTTTGGTCATTAGGCCTATTTTAATTCCTTTGTAATTTGCAGCCTCATATAAATACAGTTAGTAAGTGCTTATTGCCTACTAGGTTTATTTAAAGCCTACAAGGCTGGGGTTGTTGGTCATACCAAAGAGTATTGACTATTCATACCATAGCCATTATTGTCAGATGGGTAGCCAGCATTTGTTGATCCCCCTCGTTTGATCTCCGGCCATTGATTTGGCGGCAGAGGGATTGTTCAAAATGGCAGTCGACTATGCAGGCGACTACCGAATGACTGATCTACAAAgaaccttgcatcataaataactactcattattatttgtaga from the Oncorhynchus tshawytscha isolate Ot180627B linkage group LG33, Otsh_v2.0, whole genome shotgun sequence genome contains:
- the LOC112231298 gene encoding leucine-rich repeat neuronal protein 4 isoform X2; the protein is MSTHRNPPPPLIILTLALLNGYSSFAAPSDVSGTNHTATLPLRPHGRMYEMLALSSNDDYDLNWDNTPPPPTPSRGTNPPSCDYNPCRELQTPCAQLAASSSCLCPGVSGPHVAPEPPDLKRLSMEGPGVVVQWCAPSSVVTHYEVVVGTLEPLVFGEDKRSGVVGKVGQGVEVCVVAVNDAGVSERQRRSCTMYQPPGDSSLALKAGLIGGALGLLLLLSLAVLLWRHRARRKADARITQATEETL
- the LOC112231298 gene encoding leucine-rich repeat neuronal protein 4 isoform X1: MTRLSDAMSTHRNPPPPLIILTLALLNGYSSFAAPSDVSGTNHTATLPLRPHGRMYEMLALSSNDDYDLNWDNTPPPPTPSRGTNPPSCDYNPCRELQTPCAQLAASSSCLCPGVSGPHVAPEPPDLKRLSMEGPGVVVQWCAPSSVVTHYEVVVGTLEPLVFGEDKRSGVVGKVGQGVEVCVVAVNDAGVSERQRRSCTMYQPPGDSSLALKAGLIGGALGLLLLLSLAVLLWRHRARRKADARITQATEETL